In Halomonas alkalicola, the following proteins share a genomic window:
- a CDS encoding gamma-glutamyl-gamma-aminobutyrate hydrolase family protein gives MKSRPLVGVIACHREVEGHPAQMVTDKYLRALWDYGLSPVILPVWEEQEADPEAARALLARLDGLLLTGSYTNVEPRRYGAERVPENTRDDRHRDAAALVWIPAALDLGLPLFGICRGFQELNVAFGGTLHQAVQGVPGLQDHREPPGEREVQYAPAHEITLVPGGRLAALHPEPRSRVNSLHQQGIAELGAGLVAEAHAPDGLIEAVSVADAAGFALAVQWHPEWRPREHPLNDALYRAFAEACRVRQAASRAPRVD, from the coding sequence ATGAAGAGCCGACCCCTGGTGGGGGTGATCGCCTGCCACCGTGAGGTGGAGGGCCATCCCGCCCAGATGGTGACCGACAAGTACCTGCGCGCCCTGTGGGACTACGGCCTGTCGCCGGTGATCCTGCCGGTGTGGGAGGAGCAGGAGGCCGACCCCGAGGCCGCTCGCGCCCTGCTGGCCCGCCTCGATGGTCTGCTGCTGACCGGCAGCTACACCAACGTCGAGCCGCGCCGCTACGGGGCCGAGCGGGTGCCGGAGAACACCCGGGATGACCGCCACCGCGATGCGGCCGCCCTGGTGTGGATTCCCGCGGCGCTGGACCTCGGCCTGCCGCTGTTCGGCATCTGCCGGGGCTTCCAGGAGCTCAACGTGGCCTTCGGCGGCACCCTTCACCAGGCGGTGCAGGGCGTGCCCGGCCTGCAGGACCACCGCGAGCCCCCGGGGGAGCGCGAGGTGCAGTATGCCCCCGCCCACGAGATCACCCTGGTGCCCGGCGGGCGCCTGGCGGCGCTGCACCCCGAGCCCCGGTCGCGGGTCAACTCCCTGCACCAGCAGGGCATCGCCGAGCTGGGGGCGGGCCTTGTGGCCGAGGCCCATGCCCCGGACGGGCTGATCGAGGCGGTGTCGGTGGCCGATGCCGCCGGCTTCGCCCTGGCCGTGCAGTGGCATCCCGAGTGGCGTCCCCGTGAGCACCCCCTGAACGATGCCCTCTATCGCGCCTTCGCCGAGGCGTGCCGCGTCCGCCAGGCCGCCTCCCGCGCGCCCCGGGTGGACTGA